The genomic region TTCACCGAGCATGTTTCTTTGCCTTGGTTCTCTACTTCTTTGGTATATATCAATCACTTAATACTCTTTTTGGTTGTTCTCTTATACTTACCAGCGTAATTCTGAGAGGATCGATGTATGCGTGGAAGACGAGACTGTAAGTTACTTGAACCGACGAGACGTACAGAAAGCTCTCCATGCCAGGCTTGTCGGAGTGCGCAGATGGGATGTTTGCAGCAAGTAATGCTAACTTTGCTAACTTCTCTCCAAGTAAAACTAGGACAGgaacacaaaatcaaacaaggcACAGGCACCATGAACATCAATTATGAGATTAAGAGATTTCAGTTTCTCTCCCACTAAAGCTGAAgatcatttgaattttagcATCATCTGTAAAAAGGTTTCTCTCATTGTAGAAGTGCACTAGCCACTAACATGAAAGTTCAAACTTTTTTCTCCTTCATTGTGTTAAATATGTACTGCTTTAGAagcattttcttgtttctttaaaAGAGCTGTACGTAAATAGAAATTCAGACAAGAGAACCTTTTCACTCTATTGCAGTATATTGGACTACGACATGCTCGACCTAGAGATACCTACTATTTCCATCATAGGATCACTCATCAAAGAAGGAATTCCGGTGCTAATTTACAGGTAAAGATGATTATATGTGTACACTCTTTTTTCCTGCTTTATGCTAcattaactaaaatatgagCTCATTATCAACATCGATTGATTCTTTCATCTTCCAAACAGTGGGGATCAAGATTCTGTAATCCCATTGACTGGAAGTCGCACTCTGGTTCACCGACTAGCAAAACAGCTCGGGCTTAACACAACTGTACCATATCGAGTTTGGTTTGAGGGACAGCAGGTAAAAGCACAATCATTAGTTTGTTTCGCATATGGTGAAGCTATACACATGTATTCATAAACGGCTCAAATGCATTCATCTATATACACTGTTTCCTTTTCTTCGTGCAGGTCGGTGGATGGACTCAAGTATACGGCAATCTTCTCTCATTTGCCACCATTAGAGGTGCTTCTCATGAAGCCCCCTTCTCACAGCCAGAGAGGTCATTTGTGCTCTTCAAGTCATTTCTTGATGGCAGGCCTTTGCCACAAGAGTTTTGAGATCATTCGTTGTTGAAGTAAACAGATCAAAGGTTGTAAATAGTGTTGAGCATTTGAGAGAGGTATAGGAATTAATTGAGTGCAACACATAGGagttttcttccttcttttttatttttatctttgatCTTTTTGGGTTGGGTGGGGGGTAGCTCACCATCCACAGTCTACttgtgaaatatttgtaaaagaaGTGAAAGAGTTTCTGATTtgaatttagagagatattatttgattagttcAGAATATTGTTAGTGGGATatgatttataaataattcttgaaaacaaATGTAGGATAATTTAGTCAtgaaatacataatattatttaattttcaagtcTCACGaataagattttatttcatctaatttgaaatctttagcaattcttttttgttgtatcttaaaaattaagaatgctggaattaaatttttttgtctatCAATTAAGATCGATATTCTAAAATTCTGCCAGCCCGATCAGTCAAATCGCCTGAATTACCAACTGATTCACAAAATGGACTGggcaaaagaagaaaatcaaaaattgccaaaaatcgaccttttcttttaaagagtCACTTGACCTAGCGGTTGGGCCGGTAAACCGCTTCAACTGGTGTTGGATCAAGCTGTTCAAATGATTTGTCTTTGAGTATAAATagaataccaaaatttttacgtaatgtttggattagtgttttgggtgtttttgttttggtgttttggagatagagagagaaaaatagagataagttaGTATGTATTTTGAGATAGattgtatgtttggatttgtgttttgatataatataaaatagtagaaaataagtggtgtatatttgatgttgggatttgggagacaggagttactgttcattgtcaaatcatgtcttttaatatatatatttaagttactgttcattgtcaaatcatgtcttttaatatatatatttagtaatatatatatatatatgtatataatattttgtttgtttgtgaggtataatatatatatttatgttaagtaattttttttattgaggcatttatttttatattttaaacaatatttataatttaaatgcaTGATTGAATACATTGTAGTATTGTCTCTTAAATGGTTTTGttagattttatatttggaataaaaaaatataatatattaaatttaaataaaaaatttagaattacatatgtattattggtatattgtcctcaaatttcaaatttcttaaatatttcattgaaataggaaaaattataagtataaaatatttaaatggtctaagttgaaaaaaattttaatcaagcGTTAAATGCTCTATATAacgtgttgaaaatagattcgttaaaattttacatgcgaacagataaattttataagataattgaagtaataaaaatacgaaTTAGATATATAGCATTGATATATTGTCAGTAGTGTACGAAACTACTACAGTATTTTTCGTTAGGTAGAaaagttttatatttcttaactAAGTAGCATtgaaaaatatctttaatatcaatgatttcataagttaataattattttttagtagtaattattgcttacatttcacatatattatatattaaataattttttaaacatataatgaaaataatttaaaaaaaaacaattaaatctcAGTTGCTTTGTTGTTGAATAGATTTGTTTAGATTAAATCGGTTAagtgaaaattatttcatggTCGTTTATATTCGTGGTGAAAATAATTGCTTGATAAATCGAACAATAGCCACTTTGCATTACGCATGCAGTAATGATATATTGcccaatatttttgaaattatttttacaaatattgttTGTCATGTAAAGAACGATGTGTTgagtaaaaaatacataaataattaaaggtCAGTGAATAAGTATCGATTAGTTAAAAACAGAATAGAGGAAATATTTTACTTGTACCATATAAAGTTGTCATATTTTTAGGGAATTGTTAAAATCTTAAAACACATCGACATGACATATAAGAAACGAATGCGTTTGACAATGACAAACTGCTCGAGTACTTGTTCCAGctttacaaattaaatcaacattTGACGTAGAGTTTTCATATTCGGCTATTGTAATTCTAAGGACCGTCACGCCGCCGTGGTGGGAGTCCCTGTGGTCGGCGTGAACGTGCTGTGTTGTCGCTCTCACTATACGACTGGTCACCCCCATCCTGTTGCACGCCAAATCGACGAATATAATCAGTCCACGATCCAATTTCCCCCACTTCTGAACCTATGTCAAGACTGCGTCGTGCGGCTATCTGGGTACTGTGTGGCACCGGTGGGGCAACATCGCCACGAGCTACATGTTCTACTGCATCCCAACTGGCAATGTGTGTATGCGTCTGTGCCGATGGGGCAGTAGAATCCGATATGACAATTGGTGCATGCTGGCCTCCTCTCACCGGAATACGCACGGTGTGACTGCTCTCGTTGTCCGGTGCATCACCGTGGATCTGGCAACATCAATGGGCCCCAAACCTCTAGCATACTGGGATAATGTGGCTCTGGATAATGATAGTACCGTCTAGCCAACGGAAAGTGCTGCAAAATGGTCAATTGAAAGGTGTTTGTGCGTTGCAAAATAATGTATGTAGTTTGAAATGACAATTGTTAAATGGATTTCATTACATTTGCAATAACATGACGTACCCGTGACGCGTGTAGTCGTACCTCGGAGGGAAACACCATAATAAATgtttcaatatcataaaaaaccCCTGTTAGCTGAGTGATGCCGTGAAACTGGCGAAATCGATTTTTAAACTCGTAGAACTTAGCACGGACTTGCTCTCGTGTGTAGGGGTATCGAAAATGTCTTCGTAATGCACGTGCCAATGATCCATTTGTGTCTCTGCAAGTGCATCGTCTCTCATGGGCGTTCTGGTGTTGTCGTCTAGTATCATCCACATGAAGCGTTGCTCAACATTTAAAGTCCAGTGATCCTCCTGTGGAAATCCAGCACTCTCTAGATATCTACGATATGCCATGTCTGCACAGAACAATGGTCAGAAAATAGTAATGTGCAACGTCGTACCATCTGCACGAGTTGCTAATGTATGAAATGTCATTATTGCTTGGATTAATGCATCACCTATTTTATTCAATGTCAACAAATTACGTACATCATCCTACACTTGATTCCTACTAAATGGTCATATAGCGTTAGATCGATAGGCAGAGTGAATATcagaaaaaagtttaaatagtTTAGATATGATTGTCCAGTTCTTCCATCATTGTGGGTTATTTGGATGGTGAGCTGCCCACATTTGTAGCGCTATGTTATCTCGGAGGGTGCGTTGCGCTTCTAACTCAGAAGTGGTTGGATGTCCCCTATGGTAAAAGGAATCCATGTCAGGAGGAGTGTCTTCATCCGGTTCGTTGAATATGATGTCATCGTTGCTGTATCTCCGAATGAAGTTATGAAGTGTGCAACATGCGATTACGATATCGACCTGGTGGTTTTGAAGGTAACTCGGCATCCCCCACTGTAATATTGGAAAACGTTTCTTCAGTACACCAAAACAACGTTCAAACATGCACAAATCATATGAATGTAACTCacataaacaagaaataattagCAACTTAGCAACTTAGAAGAGACTGTTTATGTTGGCAAAGAGACTTAATTTGCACTCATTGATAAGTTCTCACATGGCATCCCAAGCTTACATTTCCTTAAGTACATATTACCACATATCTATCTTTACAGAACCAACTCCAGAATAGatcataacaaataaagaaCCTAATAATCCAATAGATATGCAAGTTTCATGAGACAGCTTTAGCTTAAATAACTACAACCCGAACTCCACCTCACGGCTTGGTGAGATATAGCAAACAACATAAAATCGAATTATTAAAGGGATTAACAAGTACCTTTTTCAATCAACGTACGAATGTGATGGTTCACAAGTAGAACACCAACAAAAGTGGAATGCAAGCTACCGTTCCAAGAGTGCTACACTATACGTACTCAATAACCAATACAAGCATTTGTACTTTGAAGTTTAGATGCAGTAGTTTTTTTAGAGAACGATAtgaatgctatatatatagacaaaaTAAGTAACATATATGGTATAGTCTCAAATAGGCCAAAAATCACACTGTTGCCATGTGAAGCATTCACAAACAACTTGCAAAATAATGGACTGCAGTCAATGCAGCAAAAAGCAGAGCTGACACAACAATGTATATCAGTCATGCACTACACACTAAAgcttaaaagttaaataatggACTGCCACAATGGTCCAATTTCAGTAAACATAATGATAAAGCTGTCACTGAAATGTTATCCAAAATAGTAGTAGCAGAAAATTGCAGTGTATAGTCACAATTGATATACACTTCAATACTTATTGCAATAAATACTCATCACACTGCAGCAAAACATGTATGTATAGTGCACCGACACTATATACTACAACTTGCCCAAatcaatttcttaaaatatgtaaaaaagaaCTTCAATGTACAAATCAGTGATAATTCTTCTCAATAACCCACAAATTGTTCATCAACAGAAATACATTGatacaaatatttcataataaaaaagaaaaatcctaaatttaaagaaagattAACAGTGCAGCTGACCCTACCGTCTGACCAAGCACTGGAAGCGCAATACTGCATTCGCCATGGCTGGCATCGTTTTGATCTGCATTCCCATCGCCATGAAATCTGTCGAGCTCGAGCAACGTCCACATCTTCCAGTTCATCCAATTCCCTCCCAGATCTGGTGCAAGAACTTTGGGAACAAGGATTATTAGTTTGTAATAAGTTTTGTAATGCAACTATAAAAATCACATTACCTTCTGTAATCAATTTCCGATGGTGTATTTCTGGGGTACTTTTATTTCTGAAACAAGTGACTGTGAGGGCTGAGGTCTCCGtttgatgaaataaaagacGATTTACACCAATTACTTAGTAGGAAAATGTAGAACAttgcaaagaaagaaaaataagctCTATCTCACAGAATGATCCGAATAAGAATCACAACAGCAACTAAACTAAAAGTATAGAAATGttgaagaaacaaataaaaaataacacttaTTGATATAAGGTGCTCAGCAATAAATCAAAGCAAGAACTCAGTTCATGTGAAATCACAACCAAAACCAGgtgcaaataaaataatatataaagatgAACTCGCTCTGTACACTTTTGCTTTGGTCAACCCACGCCAAAATCTAAAAAGCTGGCATATATAAACTAAACCGACAAATTTCCCAAATCATACCACTACAAAAGATCATGAAACccattagaaatttaacacttCTACTCCACCGCATNNNNNNNNNNNNNNNNNNNNNNNNNNNNNNNNNNNNNNNNNNNNNNNNNNNNNNNGGTGTAATCCATATAAAGATCGCGACTTTAACCTAAAATCATCTGAATTAGAAGCTTTGAACACAACCCAGCATCTTAAACCCaagaagaataaagaaaacaaagaaaataaggaaaagaaacgcgatcaaaaaaacaaaaatgaagaagaaaaggaaagagagaagaaagaagaaagaagaaaagaaagagagaagaaagaagaaagaagaaaagaaagagagaagagacaAGGCtgcagaaaaaagaagaagagaagaaagacgacaagaaagagagaaaagaaaggagagagaaaagagaggagagagaaaaaaattaaaaatatatatatataatataacttGCACACCTAGTGAAGGTGTGCAagttatatatacaaacaccATTTTGTGTTTTGACCCATCTCtaagatgggccaaaacacaaaaacaaacataggcTTAACTTTTTCTCCCTTTCTCAGCCGAACACGCCTCGCATCGTCTTTTCTCCATCTTCTCCCTCTCCCTTAATATATcgggtaaattgcaatctaTTTATCTGTGTTATGAAAATAGGcaaataatctatttatggaaaaaataaaatagcaatttacccatttgtgatttttaaaatatagcaaattacctcccCATGCTTTTAAAATTGACGCAATTTTACCTGCTTAAGCAGtgagataaattgctttattttttaaaatatataaagataaatcgctatttattctttataaagATCATTTTCGatatcacataaaataaattacattaaattcaGAATATATCATATACCTCTTCTCAGCCCTGAGGCAAGCCTACCTCTCTTGCTGTTTAGTTCTTTAGGTAATTTCATTTGTGCAGTGTTgcttgtatttgattttttaaatttattttattatatcaatatatcatattaaaatactaatattaaaaagaaaaaagagcgAAATACAAAAAGGATTCACTTTTAAGTATGTTAGTATTATTTAAACTTATtcttaatgtattaattattatttatgacaTAAATGTGACAAAACTAATTCAATCATGATTGATCCAATGATTGGACCAGTAACACATGGCCCACTTAAATTTTTCGTTCGATGAATGATCTGAGTTTCAAAAcagtgataaaaaataaatttataattgaatatatattaagggtTAATTCCACTTAGAGTCCCTTCAGAGTACCGTAATTACACTTTATCCTTTCAGAATTTGGCAGTTACAATTAGATccccttaaaaaattaagtgaacAAACAACTTaactgaattttcaattttattcctCACTTAGATGtcctaatattttaaactctGAAACTCTTTTGATAATGTTTTGAAACTTATATGAATgtcctattaaaaaaaaattatatgaatgtaaatataatatatatatatagttaaaatagatagatataattaataaaataaaattgtggtTTTCATCTTTCTATATATGTGAAGGGAAGTTAACTTGCATTTATCCCTTGAAAAtgtctttttaaataaaaaaaacatttatgaaataccttaataataattaattataatatatttatataaattgaaaatcttaataaaataataattaaactatcaaaaaataaaattataaattataaacaaacatatgtaaaaaatataatatccacaaatatcaaaaaataaaattgtaaattatagacaaacatacgtaattaatataatatccACTTATTTGTAAGATTCGAACTCAAAAAAGtctcataaatataatataatttctagCTTAAATTATAAGCATAACAACTAGTTGATATGatatgtgcgtgtgtgtttttcagaatatgtatatttatttttatttttaaattatttttcaaatgaatcaaaatatatCCAATATTTGTTATCATACAGAAACACTCAAAAACTGTATCAGAATTTTAGAACATGAAAGTCTCAAGTCTAAGTAGATGGAGAATTAATAAAGATGTCATCATCATCCTTATCACCAAAACAATCAATCAATAACGTCTTTTTCTTTCCACTTATGGTTTTGTGCTTGTGCTGTGATCGCCAACCGCCGACCGCTTCTCACCGACCAGCTCACTTCCACTCCTCAGCTCTCTCTTTGCCGTTTCCGCCTCCACCGCCGCCGCCCCAAAATAGCCGCCAGATTCGCTTATTTCCAACCCCATTTTTCACATCAAGAATTCaaccaaagaaagaaaaagaacggagagagagagagagatggacGCTGATGATAAAAAAGAAGGCGGCCCCTTCACTTTTCAagtactctctctctctctctctctctctctctctctctctctcttccttttCCCACGTCACTTTCCACTATTTGAATCATTACcgtcacacacacacacacccccctaCATTATAgtgtactatatatatgtatatgtttgtAAAGTTTGTTATGGTTTTAGATCTGGGGTATTTGCTCCATTTGTGTTTGGATGTCTATGTATGATagaatatagaaatataattgCATTTGTACGAAGAGGATCTGGTTTCAGGgttataatttgtatatatacgTACGTTTATATGTACGTCtgtttgtgtgtatgtatatgcaGAAAGAGGAGGAAGACAGAGATTTTGATCTGGCGAACTCCGAGCCAGACGCCCCTTTGCCCCTCACTGTCACTTCAAGGGTATATCTTCTTGTCgccattttctttctcttcttcttttttctttttcgttaCGAGGAAATTGAGATTggaagggaaaagaaaaaggatttaGACTCAGGATGTTGAGAAATGCAGGTGTTGTATATGTTGGGGGATATTACTGCAGGGCCCGCTTATCGGTTTGCCCAATGGCTTGAGCTGGTTCGCAAGCGCAGCAGCAAGTATCGGGCATCGGGCTTCCCTCATCGACCTTACCACGCTGAGAGAATGCCCTTGAGGTTGGTCTATTTATTGGTGTTCCAGATGTTTCATCAAAATGTGCCTATGAGTAATTTATTTGTCTGAGATTATCCGAGGTAAATGTAAAAGGATCAATTCATGGTGGATGGAATGCTCAAAATGCAACATTTGATTTTAGACAGAAATACTAATTTCAGTGGATTTTGGTTAGGATCTTAATTAGTAAACTTAGATAATTCATTtccatttaaatttgtttagaCACACACCCTTTGAGGATAGTAagaatgtaataaaatgaGGTCCCCAGTGTGGcattatcattttttgtagCCTTGTAGGTAGGACTaagcaaaattattttcaatccATAGAAGTAGGAAATTTGTCACTAGAAATGGTGTTAGAAACAAATGGAATAATTGAAATGATGGTCCGGTAACAAGAAAGAGAAGTGGTTCTTTCTCCTCAAGGAATTTGATAAGCTAGTATATAAGGTTccttgttcttgttcttgtccTTCCACACATCTTGTTGTTACCAGGTGCCCATACATCCCTGCATCCGAGTAACCAAAGTGGCTTATCACATTTCTTTTGAACTGAAATTTGgatataaatatcttttgtaTGTTGTTCTTATCTTTCATTCCACTTTTGGACAATAAATTCCTTAGTGttaatttgttaaaagaaatttGGAACTTGACTAACCCCGTTCATATAGAAATATGTATAAGGTATTTGAAAAGTTCACTTCTTAAGAACGAGGACTATCATCACGGGAATCTGATTCTACACTCCTTGCTCAAGACTCAGCGGACTTATTTACCTAAATTTTATACCTTTAAGCAAGTGGTTATTTGGAAGCAAGTTGAGGTACAGCAATTCCTTTTGTTAATAACCTTGAGCTAGCCTATCTGTAGTGATGTTAGAGTTAAATTATACCTGCTCCTACTGGTGTCAACATGAGCTGGTATTTGAGCATAGAGATCAATGTTTTGTGAACTTAATATCCTATTTGGTGACCGATGCCACATGATTGGCTTGCTTGCTGTTTTTGCTGAGGGAACTTTCTATTCcaactatttttaaatatagggataattagaGTGCCCCGCTTTAAGGTTTGGTctaattatacttagacctCCTTAGGTTGGAAATATTATATCTACTTCCCTAACGTTCTTGATAgatttacttttttacccttCATTGTAAGTTAAACAAACCTCCCTTCAGATTATAGGCACATTCCCAAAGGTTTGTCATATTACAGTTCCCCCcttcaaaattcttttatttctacagtttaatacttattaaaaataaaatgataaaaatatattaagcaTTTAATGGACTTTTAACCATATATGAAACTAAATTTCCGAATTCAAATAAGTCCATAATATATACTgagatttaaatataattcaggTCATGATCTTTTCTCTTTCCAAATTTTACTCGCCTGTTATGTTTCTATTGTCAAATTTAAGACAATCTATTTTGTGAAAGTTGATtcgatataaaaaattagctaaTTGTTTCATATAATACCATAATGACGTAACCACACTcgttactttaattttcaaaaaacaagataaaaggaaatcaaattaataatgtaatgatatattcaatagatttctaaattcaaaataattttgattgaagTAATTCAgaatatacttattaattgaatgagatatgtttttaaattttttatcacaaGTTAGAAACATTAACTTCTTGAGATAagtataaatcaaataaacatCGAATGAGTTTAAACATAGTCAAATTTTTGgagatacttttttaaattttaattaaattaacttaagaTTTGtcattttactaaaataatgaTGTTCACCGTTAATAACATTAATGGTTGGGTCTGTTTGTTAGATAATAGCAAATGATAGGGGtagtagatgtaattttctataCTTCAGGAGTTCCACCTGTAATTAGACTAAACCTCATGGGAGGGTGTTGGaattagtcttttttttttttccttctttctttggTATGAGGAAAAAGGTAAAACAAAGCTAATATGTCTActtgtttttttcatttttctttctcagtCAAGAAGAATATAATGTCGATATAAAAATTACCCCACCCGAGCAAGGTATAGAAATCAGCTTGTGGGAAAGACTTGGAAAAGCTAACATGTTGGATATTGAGTCAAGCACCTTTTCCTGGAGTACACTTTCTTCTCTTCACCATACAGAGCATAGCAGCAGTACTGAGCACTCTGAGGATGAGATGAACAAAGCACTGGAGGTTTGCAAGACATACTTTAGTTTTAGGATGGATCGTGATTCTGCTCGTCTCTTCTATTGTTTGTGTACACATTTTGGTGTCAATTGTTGCCTAGTAAAATGATGGCTAAAAATTTCTTGATGCTGTAAAGTGAAGTGTTTTAAGACGAAGCCCCAATAGTGTGCCCCATACTTACGTAAACAGACACAACTAATCGATTTTAAGTAAATTTTCTCAGCCATAATAAGTTACATGATACATACCTTAACTTTCCCTTGATGATTTGGCAATGTGgtaaatatcataataattttggCATTTCTCCATTCAAGATGTGTATGTGACACATGCTGAATTTTGAGTGCCCCTTATAAGCTTTCCTTCATCCTCCCTCTTAATCTATTTCAAACGTGCTAAtcaaatgaaaaggaaaacattTGTCCAATCTTCGAAAATCTGCTCTAAGATGGCATATTGCAAAGAGAGAGAGGCTTCAATTATAATGTTGGTGAGCTACAAGGTCTGTCCCTCATGACAATTTgtctttctaaaattattatttggttaCTATTTAT from Sesamum indicum cultivar Zhongzhi No. 13 linkage group LG3, S_indicum_v1.0, whole genome shotgun sequence harbors:
- the LOC105158214 gene encoding uncharacterized protein LOC105158214 isoform X2; its protein translation is MDYTALTVTCFRNKSTPEIHHRKLITEDLGGNWMNWKMWTLLELDRFHGDGNADQNDASHGECSIALPVLGQTWGMPSYLQNHQVDIVIACCTLHNFIRRYSNDDIIFNEPDEDTPPDMDSFYHRGHPTTSELEAQRTLRDNIALQMWAAHHPNNPQ
- the LOC105158214 gene encoding uncharacterized protein LOC105158214 isoform X1; translated protein: MDYTALTVTCFRNKSTPEIHHRKLITEVLAPDLGGNWMNWKMWTLLELDRFHGDGNADQNDASHGECSIALPVLGQTWGMPSYLQNHQVDIVIACCTLHNFIRRYSNDDIIFNEPDEDTPPDMDSFYHRGHPTTSELEAQRTLRDNIALQMWAAHHPNNPQ